Proteins from one Malania oleifera isolate guangnan ecotype guangnan chromosome 4, ASM2987363v1, whole genome shotgun sequence genomic window:
- the LOC131154032 gene encoding uncharacterized protein LOC131154032 has protein sequence MFCRFSSEDVSAQNQVKASVQRKIRLSIADEYPGLDPLLDDLLPKKSPLIVAKCPNHLNLVIVNNVPLFFNIRDGPYMPTLRLLHQYPNIMKKLQVDRGAIKFVLAGANIMCPGLTSPGGALDDEVAEETPVAIMAEGKQHALAIGFTKMSAKDIRAINKGIGVDNMHYLNDGLWKVFMVKTLVFDSALL, from the exons ATGTTTTGCAGATTCTCCTCAGAGGATGTATCTGCTCAAAATCAAGTCAAGGCATCTGTGCAACGCAAAATACGGCTAAGTATTGCAGATGAG TACCCTGGACTTGATCCTTTGTTGGATGACTTGCTTCCGAAGAAGTCCCCCCTCATTGTCGCTAAATG TCCAAATCATCTGAATTTGGTCATTGTGAACAATGTGCCACTGTTCTTCAACATTCGTGATGGACCTTATATGCCAACATTACGACTTCTTCATCAAT ATCCCAATATCATGAAAAAACTACAAGTAGACAGGGGTGCAATTAAATTTGTCCTTGCTGGTGCAAACATTATGTGTCCTGGCCTCACATCTCCTGGTGGTGCTTTGGATGATGAAGTGGCTGAGGAAACTCCTGTG GCTATAATGGCTGAAGGAAAGCAACATGCTCTTGCTATTGGCTTTACAAAAATGTCGGCGAAGGACAT AAGGGCAATCAACAAGGGAATTGGTGTAGATAACATGCATTACCTCAATGATGGTCTTTGGAAGGTATTCATGGTTAAAACTCTCGTCTTCGATTCTGCATTATTGTAA
- the LOC131154033 gene encoding large ribosomal subunit protein eL18y encodes MGIDLVAGGKTKKTGRTGPESNDVYLKLTVKLYRFLVRRTGSKFNAVILKRLFMSKANRPPLSLSRLIRFMRGKEDKIAVVVGTVTDDVRAYKVPALKVAALRFSERARARIEKACGECLTFDQLALRAPLGQNTVLLRGPKNAREAVKHFGPAPGVPHSHTKPYVRSHGRKFERARGRRNSRGFRV; translated from the exons atg GGGATCGATCTAGTCGCTGGAGGCAAAACCAAGAAGACCGGGCGAACAGGCCCCGAATCGAATGATGTTTATCTCAAACTCACTGTCAAG CTATATAGGTTTCTTGTCCGGAGAACTGGAAGCAAGTTCAACGCAGTGATATTGAAGCGGTTGTTCATGAGCAAGGCCAACAGGCCTCcgctttctctctctaggttgaTCCGTTTCATGCGAGGAAAG GAGGATAAGATAGCTGTGGTTGTGGGGACTGTTACGGATGATGTCAGGGCTTACAAGGTTCCAGCTTTGAAGGTGGCAGCTCTGAGGTTTTCAGAGAGGGCAAGGGCGAGGATTGAGAAGGCCTGTGGAGAGTGCTTGACATTCGACCAGCTGGCCCTTAGAGCTCCTCTAGGGCAGAACACG GTTCTCCTCAGAGGTCCAAAGAATGCTCGTGAAGCGGTGAAACACTTTGGCCCAGCACCTGGTGTGCCACACAGCCACACCAAGCCATATGTGCGGTCCCACGGAAGGAAGTTTGAGAGGGCTAGGGGTAGGAGGAACAGCAGGGGCTTCAGGGTTTGA